From a region of the Odoribacter splanchnicus DSM 20712 genome:
- the gadC gene encoding putative glutamine/gamma-aminobutyrate antiporter GadC produces MATNSKKTGTAAKIGVMTLAIMNVAAVVSLRGLPAEAEYGLSSAFYYLFAAIVFLIPTSLVAAELAAMFSNKEGGVFRWVGEAYGKRYGFLAIFLQWIESTIWYPTVLTFGAVSIAYIGMNNVHDAALASNKVFTLVTVLVIYWLATFISLKGLGWVSKISKIGATVGTIIPAGLLILFGIIYLATGGHNNMDMSQGFFPDLSNFNNLVLASSIFLFYAGMEMSGIHVMDVKEPASKNYPKAIFIGAIIIVVIFILGTFALGLIIPAKEINLTQSLLVGFDNYLAYLHIHWASPIIAIALMFGVLAGVLTWVAGPSKGIFAVGKAGYLPPFFQKTNKIGVQKNILIIQGCIVTLLALLFVVMPSVQSFYQMLSQLTVLLYLIMYMLMFTAAITLRYKMSKADRPFAIGRKGNGLIWIVAGIGFLGALLAFVLSFIPPSQIATGSNTVWFTVLILGCIIFVAIPLIIYSLRKPSWKDPNTEIQPFHWEVAPVTATTTNPATVTPTPVTTPAGTPQTNTSTGQTTIPPTLGAKENPTSQK; encoded by the coding sequence ATGGCAACAAATTCCAAAAAAACAGGAACGGCGGCAAAAATCGGCGTAATGACCCTGGCTATCATGAACGTTGCAGCAGTAGTGAGTCTTCGTGGTCTGCCGGCAGAAGCCGAATATGGCCTGAGTTCGGCTTTCTATTATCTGTTCGCTGCAATCGTATTTTTAATCCCGACTTCGTTGGTAGCGGCCGAACTAGCGGCCATGTTCTCCAACAAAGAAGGTGGGGTATTTCGTTGGGTCGGTGAAGCTTACGGAAAAAGATACGGCTTCCTGGCTATTTTCCTGCAATGGATCGAAAGTACCATCTGGTATCCGACCGTATTGACCTTCGGTGCTGTATCCATTGCCTATATTGGCATGAATAATGTACATGATGCAGCACTGGCTTCCAACAAAGTCTTTACCTTGGTCACTGTATTGGTCATCTACTGGTTAGCCACTTTTATTTCACTGAAAGGATTGGGCTGGGTAAGTAAAATCTCAAAAATCGGCGCAACGGTAGGAACTATTATTCCGGCCGGTTTACTGATTCTTTTCGGTATTATCTATTTAGCAACCGGAGGGCATAACAACATGGATATGAGTCAGGGATTCTTCCCGGACCTGTCTAATTTCAATAACCTGGTATTAGCTTCCAGTATATTCCTGTTTTATGCCGGTATGGAAATGTCCGGTATTCACGTTATGGATGTAAAAGAACCCGCCAGTAAGAACTATCCTAAAGCCATCTTTATCGGTGCCATCATTATCGTAGTCATTTTTATTCTAGGTACTTTTGCCCTGGGATTGATTATTCCGGCTAAAGAAATCAACTTAACCCAAAGTTTATTGGTCGGTTTTGACAATTATTTGGCTTATCTTCATATTCATTGGGCTTCGCCAATCATCGCCATCGCCTTGATGTTCGGTGTATTAGCCGGAGTTCTAACCTGGGTTGCCGGTCCGTCAAAAGGTATTTTTGCCGTCGGTAAAGCCGGTTATCTGCCTCCTTTTTTCCAAAAAACGAATAAAATCGGAGTACAGAAAAACATCCTGATCATTCAGGGGTGCATCGTTACTTTATTGGCCTTATTATTTGTTGTCATGCCTTCTGTCCAATCTTTCTATCAGATGCTTTCACAGTTGACCGTATTGCTATACCTGATTATGTACATGCTGATGTTTACAGCAGCCATCACTTTACGGTATAAAATGTCCAAAGCCGATCGTCCTTTCGCTATCGGACGGAAAGGAAACGGCCTGATCTGGATAGTGGCAGGCATCGGTTTCCTGGGTGCCCTGCTGGCATTCGTATTAAGCTTTATCCCACCTTCTCAGATTGCAACCGGAAGTAATACCGTATGGTTTACCGTACTGATCCTGGGGTGCATTATCTTTGTAGCCATACCACTGATTATTTATTCTTTGCGTAAGCCGTCCTGGAAAGATCCGAATACGGAAATCCAACCTTTTCATTGGGAAGTTGCTCCGGTTACTGCTACTACAACAAACCCAGCCACAGTAACCCCCACTCCGGTAACAACCCCGGCCGGCACTCCTCAGACTAATACATCGACCGGGCAAACAACAATTCCCCCAACGCTGGGAGCAAAAGAGAACCCGACTTCACAAAAATAA
- the glsA gene encoding glutaminase A, translated as MKKTIKITDLEAIVKQAHEKVKNLKGGKNADYIPFLAKIDPNLFGIAVCLPTGEVIEAGDTTYVFGIESISKVHTAVLILKQYGAEAVLKKIGADATGLPFNSIMAILLEKDHPSTPLVNAGAISADSMVKPIGDPNSKWAAIADNMADLCGSELILQDELYKSESATNFNNRSIAWLLKNYNRIYDDPDMSLDLYTRHCSMGVTTKQLAIAGCTIANKGKNPVTGKQVFDESLMPHIISLITAVGFYEHTGDWIYTSGIPAKTGVGGGVMGCLPGVFGIAAFAPPLDDAGNSVKAQAAIKYIARELGVNVFSGDTVEIIK; from the coding sequence ATGAAAAAGACCATAAAAATAACCGACCTCGAAGCCATTGTCAAACAAGCTCATGAGAAAGTAAAAAATCTGAAAGGCGGAAAGAATGCCGACTATATCCCTTTCCTGGCTAAAATCGATCCTAACCTTTTCGGTATCGCTGTCTGTCTACCCACGGGAGAAGTCATCGAAGCCGGAGATACAACCTATGTTTTCGGTATCGAATCTATTTCTAAAGTCCATACAGCTGTATTGATACTCAAACAATATGGAGCCGAAGCCGTATTGAAAAAGATAGGCGCCGATGCAACCGGGCTTCCTTTCAACTCCATCATGGCAATCTTACTGGAAAAGGATCATCCGAGTACCCCCTTGGTCAATGCCGGCGCTATCAGTGCCGATAGTATGGTTAAGCCCATCGGTGATCCCAATTCGAAATGGGCTGCTATTGCCGACAATATGGCCGATCTATGCGGTAGCGAATTAATATTACAAGACGAACTTTACAAATCGGAATCCGCCACAAATTTCAACAATCGTTCTATCGCCTGGTTATTGAAAAATTACAACCGGATTTACGACGATCCGGACATGTCGCTGGATCTCTATACCCGACATTGCTCTATGGGAGTAACGACCAAACAGTTAGCGATAGCAGGTTGTACGATAGCTAACAAAGGTAAAAATCCGGTAACCGGTAAACAGGTATTCGATGAATCCCTGATGCCCCATATCATTTCCCTGATCACTGCTGTCGGTTTCTACGAACACACCGGCGACTGGATCTACACCAGCGGTATCCCTGCCAAAACCGGAGTCGGTGGCGGCGTGATGGGTTGTCTGCCCGGCGTATTCGGTATTGCAGCCTTTGCACCTCCATTAGACGATGCCGGAAACTCGGTGAAAGCACAAGCTGCCATCAAATACATCGCCCGGGAACTCGGAGTCAATGTCTTCAGTGGCGACACTGTAGAAATTATAAAATAA
- a CDS encoding helix-turn-helix domain-containing protein, translating to MGYFIITDSNWAKLRNEILNLAETCHKAFGERSRHTDWLHNGDVCRLLNISKRTLQHYRDTGVLPFAQIGHKCYYKREDVEQLLQTKTEKAETGKTKINK from the coding sequence ATGGGATATTTTATCATTACGGATTCAAATTGGGCAAAGCTGAGGAACGAAATACTCAACCTTGCCGAGACCTGCCACAAGGCATTCGGGGAACGAAGCAGGCACACCGATTGGCTGCACAACGGTGATGTGTGCAGGCTGCTTAATATCAGCAAGCGCACCTTGCAGCACTACCGTGATACGGGTGTGTTGCCCTTTGCCCAAATCGGGCATAAGTGCTACTACAAGCGTGAGGACGTGGAACAGTTGCTCCAAACAAAAACGGAGAAAGCTGAAACGGGAAAAACTAAAATCAACAAATAG
- a CDS encoding outer membrane beta-barrel family protein — protein MKKYLYILSFCFLQCVLTGFAQNKPTSMSDTINLSEVTVLAERPFVQYKADRMIVSVEHSKLLKARSLSNILNLIPGVNYDGEGGITIMGNGIKIYENGKLVRLSGAQLKRYLSSLRGNDIKNLELLPQATAGYDAEGGTGVLVINRQKKHEYGLSGYVGSEYERKSKNLFSEFAGVTYSWGNVALYANMALGQSASHSKISESDYGQNITINSISETTDKSLYYMPKLGIDFYISPKHYLGVEWSGNYAKDYANACWVHSTVTDNSPNQTNILSYAPYSLRPNTNNVTLNYEWKTDTLGSKLNLLADYVGEREHDLYEYENKYTLGIGGDSIISKSQPSFEHINIYSAQVDFTKFFNRHQFTLGVKYVNAGINYDNKLYLGNTTLGGVLSEDVDQRDNFSYDEQRYAIYGMYRYSSRPWDFQVGLRDEYTEWNTQQRVRTQLHNNQKGNNFFPSFFVRKNMGQGNALSLSYTQSINRPSYQMVNPFVFHLSETSYKEGNPNLKGELLYNAGLQFVLKSRYVFSLSAFFIDRKINEVYEQMNEQQTRYTLRNDGNLKKLALYMEFPFTCGIWNSRSNVELSENFYRNSTKRVNDFGLVLSSFNRFRLSKQLTAMANLRYIRHYKQLYLIQKSDYFGVDIEGDYSCLKDKLNINFGVKDLLNSRGKNQQIFKNGDFEHRTDFDFISRKFFVSVTFSFSAGSKHAIQHDKIHSNEEEKERM, from the coding sequence ATGAAAAAGTATTTATACATTCTTTCTTTTTGTTTTTTGCAATGTGTACTAACGGGCTTTGCACAGAACAAACCTACCTCAATGTCAGACACAATAAATCTTTCTGAAGTAACTGTATTAGCAGAAAGACCATTTGTTCAATATAAAGCTGACAGAATGATAGTTAGTGTAGAACATAGTAAATTGTTAAAGGCACGTTCTCTTTCTAATATTTTGAATTTGATTCCGGGTGTAAATTATGATGGAGAAGGTGGTATTACCATTATGGGCAATGGTATCAAAATATATGAAAATGGAAAATTGGTAAGGTTAAGTGGGGCGCAGCTCAAAAGATATTTATCATCCTTGCGCGGTAATGATATAAAGAATTTGGAGTTGCTGCCTCAGGCAACAGCCGGGTATGATGCAGAAGGAGGCACGGGTGTTCTTGTTATTAACCGTCAGAAGAAACATGAGTACGGACTATCAGGTTATGTGGGCAGTGAATACGAACGGAAAAGCAAGAATCTATTTTCGGAATTTGCAGGGGTAACCTATTCGTGGGGGAACGTTGCTCTTTATGCTAATATGGCGTTAGGGCAGTCGGCAAGTCATAGTAAGATATCCGAAAGCGACTATGGACAAAACATTACAATCAACAGTATATCTGAAACTACAGATAAAAGTCTTTATTATATGCCTAAGTTGGGCATCGACTTTTATATATCTCCGAAGCATTATTTAGGTGTAGAATGGTCGGGCAACTATGCAAAGGATTATGCCAATGCCTGTTGGGTTCATTCTACCGTTACCGATAATAGTCCTAATCAAACAAATATTCTAAGTTATGCTCCATACTCTTTAAGACCTAATACCAATAATGTTACTTTAAATTATGAATGGAAAACAGATACACTGGGCAGTAAGCTGAACCTTCTTGCTGATTATGTAGGAGAAAGAGAACATGATTTGTACGAGTATGAGAATAAATACACCTTAGGTATAGGTGGGGATAGTATTATATCTAAATCGCAACCCTCATTCGAACACATCAACATATATAGTGCACAGGTAGATTTTACAAAGTTCTTCAACCGCCATCAGTTTACGCTTGGTGTCAAGTATGTCAATGCCGGTATCAATTATGATAATAAGCTATATCTCGGAAACACGACATTAGGAGGAGTGTTATCGGAAGATGTTGACCAACGGGATAATTTCAGTTATGATGAGCAACGATATGCGATATATGGAATGTACAGGTACTCCTCACGACCTTGGGATTTTCAAGTGGGACTACGTGACGAATATACAGAATGGAATACCCAACAAAGAGTTAGAACCCAATTACATAACAACCAAAAAGGCAATAATTTCTTCCCGTCTTTCTTTGTGAGAAAAAACATGGGACAAGGGAATGCCCTGTCGCTTAGTTATACGCAATCGATAAACCGTCCGTCGTATCAGATGGTAAATCCATTTGTTTTTCATCTGTCCGAAACATCTTATAAGGAAGGTAATCCTAATCTGAAAGGCGAATTGCTGTACAATGCAGGATTACAATTCGTTTTGAAGTCAAGATATGTTTTCTCGTTATCTGCATTTTTTATTGATAGGAAAATCAATGAGGTATACGAACAGATGAACGAACAACAAACGCGCTACACATTAAGAAATGATGGCAATTTAAAGAAATTAGCTTTATACATGGAATTTCCTTTCACGTGTGGTATATGGAATAGCAGAAGTAATGTCGAACTAAGTGAGAACTTTTATCGGAACAGTACCAAACGTGTTAATGACTTTGGGCTTGTCCTGTCAAGTTTTAATCGTTTCAGGTTGTCCAAGCAACTTACTGCAATGGCTAATTTACGCTATATCAGGCATTATAAACAACTTTATCTTATTCAGAAATCAGATTACTTTGGAGTAGATATAGAGGGGGATTATAGTTGTTTGAAAGACAAGCTGAATATCAATTTTGGTGTAAAAGACTTGCTGAATAGCAGAGGAAAGAATCAACAAATATTCAAGAACGGTGACTTTGAGCACCGTACAGACTTTGATTTCATTTCCCGAAAATTCTTTGTCAGCGTAACATTTAGTTTTTCTGCCGGGTCAAAACATGCAATCCAGCATGATAAGATACACTCTAATGAAGAAGAAAAAGAAAGAATGTAA
- a CDS encoding radical SAM/SPASM domain-containing protein, whose protein sequence is MLGINNKYIENVKQTLQLLDKYDIRVAIHSILTQRNSTKEDFISIFHFIKSLSNILYWKPDIGGESIYVNSAIQGTIAPTKEAQASISALCKKLQNKANFPILSSGLDKEDTNSSTKTWAKFNERSVCSGNYLQLFVLPDGNVTICEELYWHPKFIVGNILEQSLNDIWNSEAALNLYYLKQSNISDESPCKTCKDYEACRIPKQVCYRDIVRKYGTKHWDYPDVNCPKSL, encoded by the coding sequence ATGTTAGGAATAAATAACAAATATATTGAAAATGTAAAACAGACTCTACAACTTTTAGACAAATATGATATAAGAGTTGCAATACATTCAATTTTAACACAAAGGAATTCTACAAAAGAGGACTTTATATCAATATTTCACTTTATAAAAAGTCTGTCCAACATTCTTTATTGGAAGCCTGATATAGGCGGAGAATCTATATATGTAAATTCCGCCATTCAAGGGACAATTGCTCCCACAAAGGAGGCTCAAGCATCTATATCTGCATTGTGTAAAAAATTACAGAATAAGGCTAACTTTCCAATCTTATCTTCAGGTCTTGATAAAGAAGATACAAACTCTTCCACTAAGACTTGGGCTAAGTTTAATGAAAGAAGTGTTTGCTCTGGTAATTATCTCCAATTATTTGTTCTGCCAGATGGAAATGTTACTATTTGTGAAGAATTATACTGGCATCCTAAATTTATTGTGGGTAATATTTTAGAACAATCACTTAATGATATTTGGAATTCAGAAGCAGCTTTGAATCTTTATTATCTCAAACAATCTAATATATCAGATGAAAGTCCATGTAAGACCTGTAAAGACTATGAAGCTTGTAGAATTCCTAAACAAGTATGTTATAGAGATATTGTAAGAAAATATGGCACAAAACATTGGGATTATCCTGACGTAAATTGTCCAAAGTCCCTATGA
- a CDS encoding ion transporter — protein sequence MVQNDKPIVKFLNIMVLLSSILVLVIISIELLSATTILSERFILNTHLMVCTIFLADFFVRWYFSQEGWHFLGHHIFLLLISIPYLNIVYISSAHLSHATWVLLRLIPIARGIYGISIIVSWMTRSKVTNLFVTYLSIVFVIIYFCSIMFYFVEHGPNPMVKDYWDAFNWSLMNVTTVGSNIFGVTKLGQSLAVILAASGMVFFPIFTAFVVDNFQKKRKEAETPTHN from the coding sequence ATGGTACAGAACGATAAACCTATCGTAAAATTCCTGAACATTATGGTATTGCTCAGTAGCATACTGGTTCTGGTAATTATTTCTATCGAATTATTATCTGCAACAACGATTTTATCCGAACGCTTTATTCTGAATACCCATTTAATGGTCTGTACGATTTTCCTGGCAGATTTCTTTGTCCGCTGGTATTTTAGTCAGGAAGGATGGCATTTTCTGGGTCATCATATCTTTTTATTATTGATTTCTATCCCCTATCTGAATATCGTATATATTTCTTCCGCCCATCTTTCCCATGCCACCTGGGTTTTACTGCGTTTAATTCCTATCGCCCGGGGTATCTACGGTATATCGATCATCGTCAGCTGGATGACCCGCAGTAAAGTAACCAATCTGTTCGTCACCTATCTGTCCATCGTCTTTGTTATCATTTATTTTTGCAGCATCATGTTCTACTTCGTCGAGCATGGCCCAAACCCCATGGTCAAAGACTACTGGGATGCCTTCAACTGGTCATTGATGAACGTCACTACCGTCGGTTCCAACATCTTCGGCGTCACAAAATTAGGCCAATCGCTGGCTGTTATCTTAGCCGCCTCTGGCATGGTATTTTTTCCGATTTTTACTGCATTCGTAGTGGACAACTTCCAAAAAAAGCGGAAAGAAGCGGAAACACCGACACACAATTGA
- a CDS encoding helix-turn-helix domain-containing protein yields the protein MEQVRDLNIEADDMQVVLSAISGVSKRIKEVAQTHKPLFGGEHFLTGKEVCEKLYISPRTLQDYRDKRIIPYTQFAGKILYKASDLEWLLEEKYKV from the coding sequence ATGGAACAGGTAAGAGATTTGAATATAGAGGCTGACGATATGCAGGTGGTGCTGTCAGCTATCAGCGGAGTAAGCAAGAGAATTAAGGAAGTGGCACAGACACACAAGCCGCTATTTGGCGGTGAGCATTTTCTTACAGGTAAGGAAGTATGCGAGAAGCTGTATATCAGCCCACGCACCTTGCAGGACTATCGGGACAAGAGGATTATTCCCTACACACAGTTTGCAGGGAAAATACTTTATAAGGCTTCGGACTTAGAATGGTTGTTGGAAGAGAAATATAAAGTATAG
- a CDS encoding RagB/SusD family nutrient uptake outer membrane protein gives MRRVPGTLSNNNMERSGVREAYNLILEDLDYAIDYGPVYKDVFSASRGLAKGFKVEVLLLRGTDEDYAKVPELANEVLSNYEFKLEESFEDVFKNGYKSTEIMFSRFLSAKKLADVDMNVASIKKLMCGKYKPNDQFFDIFNSTNDIRYALTFDSVLYEQFNSTNKTLILKKLWRTDGNCPMFYMRLAQMKLFQAEALEHNGASVADVLAPLNDLRRRSGNVLLKAEDFSDRDDLVRTIFYEIVREMGLENGAEWFAAVRMRLSSGKRLISELNPVYSDDKQLAWQIPDDEVSYNTLMEPNPVFIRE, from the coding sequence ATGCGTCGTGTGCCTGGGACGCTGAGCAATAATAATATGGAACGTTCCGGAGTCCGGGAGGCCTATAATCTGATTCTGGAGGATCTGGATTATGCTATTGATTACGGGCCTGTGTATAAAGATGTTTTTTCTGCTTCCAGAGGATTGGCAAAGGGGTTCAAAGTGGAAGTTTTATTACTGAGGGGAACAGATGAAGATTACGCGAAAGTGCCGGAATTGGCAAATGAAGTACTTTCTAATTATGAATTTAAGTTGGAAGAGAGCTTTGAGGATGTTTTTAAAAACGGTTATAAATCTACTGAAATCATGTTTTCCCGTTTCCTTTCTGCTAAAAAGTTGGCCGACGTGGATATGAATGTCGCCAGTATAAAGAAGTTAATGTGTGGAAAATACAAGCCCAACGACCAGTTTTTCGATATTTTCAACTCAACCAATGACATCCGTTATGCTTTGACTTTTGATTCGGTACTGTATGAACAGTTTAATTCGACAAATAAGACGTTGATTTTAAAGAAATTATGGCGTACGGACGGAAATTGTCCGATGTTTTATATGCGTTTGGCTCAGATGAAACTGTTTCAGGCTGAGGCGTTGGAACATAATGGGGCGTCGGTTGCAGATGTGTTGGCTCCTTTGAATGATTTGCGTCGGCGTTCGGGCAATGTGCTTTTAAAAGCGGAAGATTTTTCGGACAGGGATGATTTGGTCAGAACCATATTTTATGAAATCGTCCGGGAAATGGGACTGGAAAATGGGGCTGAATGGTTTGCTGCTGTCCGGATGCGTTTATCTTCAGGTAAAAGATTGATATCGGAACTGAATCCTGTTTATTCAGATGATAAACAGTTAGCCTGGCAGATTCCGGACGATGAGGTAAGTTACAATACCCTGATGGAGCCTAATCCGGTGTTTATACGGGAGTAA
- a CDS encoding peptidase domain-containing ABC transporter, which produces MNHFPFIKQHDAMECGVACLAMVCNFFRIEYSIEYLSRICFATTEGVSLLGINETALQLGLRTISGRISINKLWEAHYPCILHWNQNHFVVLYKVKKGKTFYIADPAKGLVKYNLEEFKKHWISTHSGGEEKGIAMFLEPTPAFYEKQTDEQPTEERSFKFLFGYIKQYRKYFGQIVLGLLVGSLLQLILPFLTQSIVDVGIKNQNIGFIWLILLGQLMLTISRTAIDFIRRWLLLHISLRINISLVSDFFIKLLKLPMSFFDTKLMGDLMQRMGDHNRVNSFLTQQTLSIVFSLFTFVVFSIVLLSYNWLVFAIFMLGSLLYGGWLALFLRRRKVLDYELFEQQAINNNKTYEFITSMQEIKLQDCEQRRRWEWEDVQADLFNVQMKSLKLQQTQEAGSIFINELKNIVITVVAATAVIHGQLTLGMMLAVQYIIGQLNSPVEQLMSFFYSVQDVKISLERINEIHRMDDENGKQGLETSVKEEDKGIDMENINFKYDPHALKTIIDDVSLTIPKGKVTAIVGASGSGKTTLIKLMLGYYPVLGGQITIGGTDVNTLNKKWWRRQCGVVMQDGVIFSESIARNIAVDDKEIDKQRLQTAAEIACIHNYVMGLPLKYNTKIGRDGVGLSQGQKQRILIARAVYKNPDYIFLDEATNSLDANNERMIVEHLDEFYKGKTVVIVAHRLSTVKNADQIVVLDKGKVVETGNHEALTAKRGAYYNLVKNQLELGN; this is translated from the coding sequence ATGAATCACTTCCCTTTTATTAAGCAACATGATGCGATGGAGTGTGGAGTTGCATGCCTTGCGATGGTATGTAATTTTTTTAGAATCGAATATTCAATAGAATATCTTTCTAGAATTTGCTTTGCAACCACAGAAGGAGTCTCATTACTTGGTATTAATGAAACAGCTTTACAACTTGGATTACGAACTATCAGCGGAAGAATCAGTATTAATAAACTTTGGGAGGCTCATTACCCTTGTATTCTTCATTGGAATCAAAATCATTTTGTAGTTCTGTATAAGGTTAAGAAAGGCAAGACCTTCTACATTGCTGACCCCGCAAAGGGACTTGTTAAATACAATCTCGAGGAATTTAAGAAGCACTGGATTAGCACCCACTCGGGCGGTGAGGAAAAGGGTATCGCTATGTTCTTAGAACCTACTCCTGCATTTTATGAAAAGCAGACAGACGAACAGCCAACAGAGGAACGCTCGTTTAAGTTCCTCTTTGGTTACATTAAGCAATATCGTAAGTATTTCGGGCAGATTGTTTTAGGCTTGCTCGTTGGCAGCTTGCTGCAACTCATTCTGCCTTTCCTCACACAATCAATCGTAGATGTGGGCATTAAAAACCAGAACATCGGCTTTATTTGGCTGATACTCTTGGGACAGCTGATGCTTACCATTAGTCGAACTGCCATAGATTTTATCCGCCGTTGGCTCTTACTACATATCTCTTTGCGTATCAACATTTCATTGGTAAGCGACTTTTTCATCAAGCTCTTAAAGCTGCCAATGTCGTTCTTCGACACCAAGCTGATGGGCGACCTTATGCAGCGTATGGGCGACCACAACCGTGTAAACTCGTTTCTGACACAACAAACGCTCAGTATTGTGTTCTCGCTTTTCACCTTTGTAGTATTCAGTATCGTGCTGCTGTCCTATAATTGGCTTGTCTTTGCCATCTTCATGCTTGGCAGTCTGCTTTATGGCGGTTGGCTTGCACTATTTCTTAGGCGCAGAAAGGTACTCGACTACGAACTCTTTGAGCAGCAAGCCATCAACAATAATAAGACTTACGAATTTATTACCTCCATGCAGGAGATAAAACTGCAAGACTGTGAGCAGCGCAGACGCTGGGAATGGGAGGACGTGCAGGCTGATTTATTCAACGTACAGATGAAATCGCTAAAGCTCCAACAAACGCAGGAGGCAGGCAGCATCTTCATCAACGAACTAAAGAACATTGTTATCACCGTGGTGGCAGCAACTGCTGTTATTCACGGACAACTCACGCTGGGTATGATGCTTGCCGTGCAGTACATCATAGGGCAGCTTAACTCGCCCGTGGAACAGCTGATGAGTTTCTTCTACTCCGTACAAGATGTAAAGATAAGCCTTGAACGTATCAACGAAATCCACCGTATGGACGATGAGAACGGAAAGCAAGGATTGGAGACCTCTGTGAAAGAAGAGGATAAGGGTATAGACATGGAAAACATAAACTTTAAATACGACCCACATGCACTGAAAACTATTATAGATGATGTTAGCCTCACTATCCCCAAAGGCAAAGTAACAGCCATTGTCGGAGCGTCGGGTAGCGGAAAAACCACCCTCATCAAACTTATGCTGGGCTATTATCCCGTATTGGGAGGTCAAATAACTATTGGTGGAACAGATGTAAACACACTTAATAAAAAGTGGTGGCGCAGACAATGTGGCGTGGTGATGCAGGACGGCGTGATATTCTCTGAATCGATAGCTCGCAATATAGCCGTAGACGATAAGGAGATAGACAAACAGCGATTGCAGACGGCTGCAGAGATTGCTTGTATTCACAATTATGTAATGGGATTGCCCTTAAAATACAACACAAAGATTGGTCGTGATGGCGTGGGTTTGAGTCAGGGACAGAAACAGCGTATCCTAATAGCAAGAGCCGTATATAAGAACCCTGATTATATTTTCCTTGACGAAGCTACCAACTCGCTCGATGCCAATAACGAGCGTATGATAGTAGAACATCTGGATGAGTTCTACAAAGGCAAGACGGTGGTTATCGTGGCACACCGATTAAGCACGGTGAAGAATGCCGACCAGATAGTGGTATTGGATAAAGGCAAAGTAGTGGAAACAGGCAACCACGAAGCACTCACGGCAAAGCGGGGTGCATACTATAACCTCGTAAAGAATCAATTGGAACTGGGCAACTAA